TGGGTTTCCAACCGCTGGCGGTGCTGGCGCGCGGCTTCTGCGGCCTGACGGCACGCTTCCAGCTGCAGGCTGAGCTCCTGCAGGCGAGCCTGGCGCTGGTGCTGCTCTGCACTCAGGTCACTCAGATGGTCTTGTGCCGCCTGCTGCGCCGCGCGGTGGGCCGTTACCTCGGCTTCACGCGCCTCGAAGAAGCCGGGCGGATGCCGCTGCAAATAGGTTTCAAGCTGGTCAAGGGCTTCTCGCAGGGTCTGGCGTTCACGCTCGACCTGCACTTGCTCGGCCTGGAGGCGTTCCAACCGCAACTCGCGGACCACCGCCTCACGGGCACCAGCGTCCGCGTCAAAATGGGCGTCGCTGGTCGGCCCAACAAGGAATCTCCCCTCTGGTTCCTGCCCCGGGTCAACGCTGAAGGCTTGCTGACGAGCCGCCACCACCACGGGCGTCTCGAGCGCCGCCGACGTTGCCAGCAGCACGCGCCGGGCCCGTTCAAGGTCCTGATCCCGGACCAGCACGCCCTGCACCAGTTCGGGCGCCCGTTCGATAAAGGGACGTGCTGCAGAGCGGGGGAGTTGCTGCGCGACATGTTCCCAACCTGACCAGCAGGCGAGACCGGCTTCCTCCAGCAGCTGGCAGACCGCAGCCACGTCCCGGGTGGGGGGCAGAAGTGAGCGAACCCGGAGCGCTTCGAGCACGCGCGCCTCTTCGCCCTGCTGGGCCCGGAGCTCGAGAAGTTGCCGCTCTAGCTCTGTGCGCGCCCGAATCAGGATCTGGACCGTTTCATTGGACAGGGGGATCAGGTCCGGTTCGTTGTCCATGAGGCGCGTCAGAACGGGGTGGTTGGCCATGGCCTGGCGCGCCTCGCGTGCCTGCAGAAGCGCCGCGCAGGCCTGCTCATAGCGTTCTGCGGCGTGATGGCAGTGCCTTTGAGCAGCAAAGTGCTGTTCACGCCACACCTGCGTTTGCTGTTCCAGCAGTTGCTGTTCCCCTTGCAGTGCTTCTTCGTTGAAGGTGGCGTCGGCCTGCTGGTGTTGCCAGCGGGCCAGGCCCACGGCCAGCGCTTCTTCAGGTCCGAGTGTGCCCCCTTCACGCAGCTGCTGCAGCGCCCAGCGAAGGTCGCCGAGACGGTCGCGGCCAGTCTGGGCCCGCTCTGCTGTGCGCCCTGAAAGTTTGCGTGCGCCCCTGGCTTCCTGAGCCGCCTGGGCGGCCGTCTGTTCCAGAACAGCGGCCTCAGCCTGCCGGTGCCCGGCCTCAGTGCGGCCCTGCTGCGCCCGGCTGAGCAGGGCGCCTGCCAGCTGACGGGCCGAGCGGCGAACGTCAGCCCAGTCCGGGGCCAGCGCCTCATCCTGCGCCTGAAGCAGGGCTTCAATCACGCGCAACTGCTCTTCATGCCGCTCTACATCCAGCAGGGCGGGGGCCTGCCGCCAGATCTCCCGGGCGTGTTCGGCGTCCCGCAGGTGCTGCTCGGCCACGCTCGCCTCGGCCCTCAGGCGCGCGGTCTGTTGGACCAGCTGCCGGCGCTCCAGGGCCCGCCAGTGATGCAGCTGATCCTGTTTCTTCCGCTTCAGTTGCCCCAGCGCCTCCTGGGCCTGTTCGGTCTGGGTGTCCAGGTCAGCGATGGCTGTCTCGGCCTCGACCTGCCGTGTGTGGGCATGACGCCCGGTCAATTCCAGTCTGGCTGCCACTGCGCCCAGGCGCTCGCAGGCGGCCTGCCGCTCAATGCCCACCGTCTGAATGTCCTGTACCGGGCCATGAAGCTGGCGGATCAGGTCCAGGCCGGGCAGATGCTGCTCGAGGCGCTCCCTGAGCCCTTCGCGGAAACCAGCGAGATTTCTCGCTACCGCCTGACCATGCGTCGGCTTCATGGCCAGTCCCAGAAAGAAGTTCACGAATTCGTCGCTTTCCCGAAAACGGAAGAGGTCCTCGGCGCCGCCCTCGCGGGCATTCATGACACGCTGATAGCCAAACAGCTCTGGATCAATGCGCACTTTTTCCAGCACGCCCTGCCACTCGTGGAGGTGATGGGTTTCATCCCCCTCGGCACTGGGGTGCGCTTTGGTCAGGTTCTGCCACGCCTGCTTGAAGCCGTGGAGCGTCAGGGGCCGCTGACGCTCATCGCGCAGGGGAAGTTGGTCCAGCGTGAGCCTGGGGGGCTGCACCCGGGCGGCGAAAAACAGCCGCTCCAGGGTATTGGCCTCGCGCGCGCTCCATTCGTAAAAAGCCCCGGTCAGATACCACTGCGGCGGATCACCCTTGGGCGTGTCCAGTTGCCATTCGGCCACAATGACCGCTCGCGTCTCTGGGAGCACGTAATCTTCCAGCGCGCGGTCGTGCTGGCCCGCCTTTCCCAGAAACTGGCGCCGGTTCGGCTGCAAAAGTGAGAAAAAGAGATTGAGCATGGACGACTTGCCGCCGCCATTGCGCAGCCAGAGGGTGGTGTCCACGCCGCGCCCTGCAGGATCGTGCAGGGGGATGGTGACATCGTCAAAGCGGGCTTTGGGGTGCCCGACATTGACCAGACGCAGTTTGGTGAGCTGGGGCATCAGAGCTTCTCCTGCGAGGGATTCAGGGCGCGCTTGACAGCGGCGTGCGCTCGGCTGGCCGCGTGCTCCTGAACCAGAACCTGGTAGCGCCAAAGGGGCCGGTAGACCTGTCCTTTGTGCTGGAAGCAGTGTTGTTTGCACAGGTAGTCCAGCGCGTACTCGATGATGCGGTGCGTGCTGAAGGGGGAAGCCCGCTGGTCTTTTGTGCTGCGCTGGGCCTGCCTATGCTTGTACACGCGCCACGCTTCATAGAGGCCACCAGCTTCCTCGGGGACAGGATCAGGCTGCTGCTTGGCCGCTTCATCCAGCCGGTTCACGAGTTGGCGCAGCGTCTCTTCAATCTCGGCCACCGTGACGGGATTGCGGACGGTGGTGGGATCGCCCAGCAGGTCCATGGCCCGGGGATAAACCGTGGCCGCAATCGCCACCTGAACAAGGCCGTCCAGCAGGCGGGTGTCTTCATTGCTCGAAGGGCGGTAGTCGCTGGCCTGGGTCGCAAAAGCCGAGCCTGGCAAAGGGGCCAGCACCATACCGTGCTCTGTACTGGCCTCCAGAATCTCCAGCTCCAGGCCTTCGGCAAAGCGCTGGACCACCTCGCGGAACTCCAGGCGGTCGAGGTAGCGGGCGAGGAGTGCCTGGTACTCGTCGTTGCGTTTTGGGTGGGCGCCATTTCGCAGGCCCCACTGCACCAGACGGCCAGCCGCGTAAGGTGCGTCGTCAGCGTCCATCATGGGATGGCCTCCGGGTCAGCAGCCGACCACTGCAAGTCCAGATCGTGACCGTAAAACCCTGCGGCTTCAAACTGGGTGCCCGTCTGTTCGGCCCGCAGCAGGCTGGGGCGGTCATTCTCAAATGCCTGCAGGGCGCGCAGCCCCAGGTATTCCAGAACGGGTGCGGGCTGAGCATCTTGCGCCGCCCGGCACAGCACCTGCGAGAGGCGCGCCGCGCCGCGCTGCAGGTAAGGCTCGCCACTAGCCTGCACCTCGGGGGGATAGCGCAGAGGATCAGGAAGCGCCGCTTCCCACACAAGTTCAGAGGCTTCACTGCTGGTGGCAGGCAGGGTCCGTTTGGGCCGGAGAAGCCATGAAGTGAGGTCGCTGAGGGAGAGACTCTCGGGCGCCTGCGCTGGCAGCAGCGCGGCCCGAATCGCTTCGGCCTTGGACGGCAGGTCGGGGCGCCCCTGTTCACCTTCCAGCGCGGCCAGTGCCCGGTCTCTGGGCGCGGCGAGCAGGGGCTCAAGCACCTCTCTGAACAGGTCCGGCAGATGGGTGCGTGGCCGGGGGGCGAACGCCTGCCGGTCTTGCTCTGTAAAAAAGACTTCGCGTGCCCCCAGCAGAACGTGGTGCAGATGGGTATGGCGTAGAAAGCATTCGTCAATCAAGGCGGCAATGCGCGCCACCTGCTGCGCTTCAGGACTCCCCGGCGACAGGTGCTCAAGTCGCTCACGCGCCGTTTGAATCACCTCCTGCTCCACCCGTAGCCGCCCCTGCAGGTGACTGAGGCCTTCACCCAGCAGCCGCGGCATATCCGTTCGCCAGTCCACCTGGCGCATATCGCGGCGGGTCTCGCGCAGCAGCCGGTCAAATTTCTCCTGAAGCTGCACGGAGCGGGCGCGTGCGTCCCGGGCAAACTGAACCGCTTCTTCAAAACGGCCACGTTCAATCTGCGACTGAATGACGCCTTCTAAGGCGGCCTGGGCATCTTCAATTTCGAAA
This region of Deinococcus multiflagellatus genomic DNA includes:
- a CDS encoding coiled-coil domain-containing protein; this translates as MPQLTKLRLVNVGHPKARFDDVTIPLHDPAGRGVDTTLWLRNGGGKSSMLNLFFSLLQPNRRQFLGKAGQHDRALEDYVLPETRAVIVAEWQLDTPKGDPPQWYLTGAFYEWSAREANTLERLFFAARVQPPRLTLDQLPLRDERQRPLTLHGFKQAWQNLTKAHPSAEGDETHHLHEWQGVLEKVRIDPELFGYQRVMNAREGGAEDLFRFRESDEFVNFFLGLAMKPTHGQAVARNLAGFREGLRERLEQHLPGLDLIRQLHGPVQDIQTVGIERQAACERLGAVAARLELTGRHAHTRQVEAETAIADLDTQTEQAQEALGQLKRKKQDQLHHWRALERRQLVQQTARLRAEASVAEQHLRDAEHAREIWRQAPALLDVERHEEQLRVIEALLQAQDEALAPDWADVRRSARQLAGALLSRAQQGRTEAGHRQAEAAVLEQTAAQAAQEARGARKLSGRTAERAQTGRDRLGDLRWALQQLREGGTLGPEEALAVGLARWQHQQADATFNEEALQGEQQLLEQQTQVWREQHFAAQRHCHHAAERYEQACAALLQAREARQAMANHPVLTRLMDNEPDLIPLSNETVQILIRARTELERQLLELRAQQGEEARVLEALRVRSLLPPTRDVAAVCQLLEEAGLACWSGWEHVAQQLPRSAARPFIERAPELVQGVLVRDQDLERARRVLLATSAALETPVVVAARQQAFSVDPGQEPEGRFLVGPTSDAHFDADAGAREAVVRELRLERLQAEQVQVERERQTLREALDQLETYLQRHPPGFFEAREAEVTAHRAAQQAAQDHLSDLSAEQHQRQARLQELSLQLEACRQAAEAARQHRQRLETHLERHGDERQERELEDSVHQDERQAQALEQQADHNDERARTAEGQARHLLDLARHLERGAAAAEHEARAVPYLEPGPLSATTEDVETCRGRHRLLCEALDQKTLDHQLRLKRQAAQEGLQAARERFERSCPSGIQEPAVRRALDTLADKERVHEQARAAEVHRDATFAEAQRLRTARYGVTEQLAHHEREYSQLKWQLTSEEDELSEEALLHLAQEVRRQALQTEDQEAQCRDQLEHLQKAKRAAEPPLRFWQEQRAKARGLTERYQELLQVHPSAAPAKVTLRDQDVAAHLGDLAAALDHEQQRWQDLTRRQEAAGRTFFRALSGRTVTFVKELLAWTPEDLELNAGQLREELEIRQLNIEGLLQQFEQHREVLITETLALAERGMTLLRGLAAHSTLPEGAGRLTGQRFLKITLPDLPPQAERRARIGALLDDIVLDRAETKGAELVQRAVRKLAQPIRVEVLFPDVDAPPRYLPITAMAKESGGERLTSAVLLYCTLARQRARERGLEVQATGTLLLDNPVGAASRVKLLQLQREMARAMSIQLIYATGVQDMEAVGTMPNVVQLRNEKHNLKTGHRLVELARLGRHETEVVR
- a CDS encoding zf-HC2 domain-containing protein; the protein is MNHPDRAKLLAYAAGRLPEAEAKGIETHLETCADCAGVVDTHLDEVVALGRALGPAPVPVEWEDRLMRQVPRPEPRKVTWPPALAKRSRVLLALEPLLALREWDARRDEGTRHYDTIALTLRAFDLIVESSGFGAEVNEETVIRELLPLLHQMDLAAGVPPDRGQHAAFATRLLSRLRNDEEARRPFRATYTDFDQGRPVIREVAFHLLEEQFIDDERFALRLSVEATNLFLSALDFEIEDAQAALEGVIQSQIERGRFEEAVQFARDARARSVQLQEKFDRLLRETRRDMRQVDWRTDMPRLLGEGLSHLQGRLRVEQEVIQTARERLEHLSPGSPEAQQVARIAALIDECFLRHTHLHHVLLGAREVFFTEQDRQAFAPRPRTHLPDLFREVLEPLLAAPRDRALAALEGEQGRPDLPSKAEAIRAALLPAQAPESLSLSDLTSWLLRPKRTLPATSSEASELVWEAALPDPLRYPPEVQASGEPYLQRGAARLSQVLCRAAQDAQPAPVLEYLGLRALQAFENDRPSLLRAEQTGTQFEAAGFYGHDLDLQWSAADPEAIP